Proteins encoded within one genomic window of Sebastes fasciatus isolate fSebFas1 chromosome 18, fSebFas1.pri, whole genome shotgun sequence:
- the rpl7l1 gene encoding 60S ribosomal protein L7-like 1 gives MAEAESKKVIKLVPEYLLKKRKAYQAIKATEAKRALLEKRKVSRGKPLKFKRLEDFLKDSHRKHRDETRIHRSQHRPPPPLPPAKNKLAFAVRIREIKGVSPKVMKVIQMLRLRKIFSGAFVKINKTSVSMMKMVEPYVAWGFPNLKSVRELILKRGQTRIGRRRVPLTDNTFIEEHMGKHGIICLEDLIHEIYSVGKGFRSANNFLLPFRLSVARHAARDKAGLLKDLGNPGFRNTDINSIIRQLN, from the exons ATGGCCGAAGCTGA GTCTAAGAAAGTGATCAAGTTAGTTCCTGAGTATCTGCTGAAGAAGAGGAAAGCCTACCAGGCCATTAAAGCCACTGAGGCCAAGCGCGCTCTGCTTGAGAAGAGAAAG GTATCAAGAGGCAAACCGTTGAAGTTCAAGCGTCTGGAGGACTTCTTGAAGGACAGCCACAGGAAGCACCGTGATGAGACTCGCATCCACAGATCTCAGCACCGGCCGCcaccccctcttcctcctgctaAGAACAAGCTGGCCTTCGCCGTCCGCATCAGAGA GATTAAAGGTGTCAGTCCCAAAGTGATGAAGGTGATCCAGATGTTGAGGCTGAGGAAGATCTTCAGCGGAGCCTTCGTCAAAATCAACAAGACGTCTGTATCCATGATGAAGATGGTGGAGCCCTACGTGGCCTGGGG ATTCCCCAACTTGAAGTCAGTTCGTGAGCTCATCCTGAAGAGAGGACAGACCAGGatcggcaggaggagagttcCTCTCACGGACAACACCTTCATCGAGGAGCACATGG GTAAACACGGCATCATCTGTCTGGAGGACCTGATTCACGAGATCTACTCGGTCGGCAAGGGCTTCCGGTCCGccaacaacttcctgttgccCTTCAGGCTGTCGGTGGCTCGTCACGCCGCCAGGGACAAGGCCGGGCTCCTGAAGGACCTGGGGAACCCCGGATTCCGCAACACGGACATTAACTCCATCATCAGGCAACTGAACTGA